One part of the Acidimicrobiales bacterium genome encodes these proteins:
- a CDS encoding DUF11 domain-containing protein: MKSNDAPRLRRAAGAVLVVVLVAIGLAMVGAPQASAAPPAPEATLSVPASSFIGTDVSFSVSFDNADVDAAGYGPYVDLWLPVTGVDGAGNAVDDGLTFATASYLGSDVTSIPLTITNCGGSQTHPFTGLPIVCPAGFRVGDQLVVLELPFGSFSPGQPAATISVTASMSNLADLGTPLPIAARAGFRYGDTPTGSTPIVQGAPDTATVEPTLVSMTKTYLGPEDETATGPNFPRQYRLDLGVAPGQVLTDLDLTDLLPDNLVYLGAGAITPAGSITVEPPSTTTPQNAPDNELTVNFPTVTGTGGAGDASVTVDFYVPDLDANGDPVIDPGSGDDATSVNQSSALGDWAPIDTRDAGGVDNVSASAQHRLTPKSIAAQKSVAVVDDVGTPGASPGDTLEWSIAVQVSDYFTFAGVTLDDVFTDGQTLDPGFDPTLQFADGNESVDGTIPAGDLTVSRADAPCGDGSTALGVDLSDAVATMGGGDGVLTGGLATGGDTGATTATIVFRTVVDSNYHCLDSANTLDSGDRLSNDVTVAGEVYDNATQLPQAVPAFEDDGSGAGVTIVAPALNKSIYAVNGDVPADPDDPTGLPNRTQFAPGDEITYRLTATVPLTNVEQLRLEDYLPLPVLAAAGFSGTVDTTPNPTGALPPVGSARLGSLDTFTATTGRTPTASVDTTSNSLTFAYADVQNQDGRSSAVIDILLRLKLSDDPFVDGLYLTNQARLWYANSFADVANADDIIQIELTQPALSVTKGVVASNNPAATFSPTTVGPVAFTAPTGSVTPPRWAGTIDSAGLAAHPVNSNITGGVDAGDLVTHAIVVENTGSGLHGAFDVRISDVLPAGYEVPGTVAALNLQVTDGAGNPLAWTDLGGGLFGTGIELVDDTASDPDQGSLAAYQASGGANIAVVTYNLKLDHTTDPDPVSANQTLTNTAAVDQYAGAEGAEDHTGPTSLTDAATVRTARPAITKTITGTDQAHTTGNDVAIGEQVSYQVRIAVPEGTHPGFTVTDTLARDLAFVSFDSASASGALTTTANGGDWSAAGTTPAVTPVNAGGASDGRVATWDFGTVTNTDTDNATTEEITLTYTAVVANTARNQNNGTRANSVVTSFGGSAAAPAARIREPNVQVDKTVAPSVADAGDTVTFTMVVDNTTGTSDAFEVNLADTIPAGFTYVPGTFTHTAGIAPTSGPDDSAAPDLTTAWSRLNVGQTSTLEFDATVDPGINLAVLAAGLTNTATVDYSSLPGAQGPTSALESTFGVERTGDTADIGGAANDYRDSDGATVMAPDATIAKSIAATSEASTTATSVTVGEVVSYDVLVNLPEGDLSSFSVVDAVPAGMGYVGGSAQVSTSHPLLGADFGGTLGAVTVTPVADGADGQDVTIDVGATSVTAGNPDDNAIVVSLDLVVLDVAGNRGDDPATGANEATSLVNRATVNVAGRSIVSAPATVTVVEPRMVITKVFTPGQAAADDTVDVTLEVTNQGTSTSFDTVVTDLLEGDAFPAAGIAEGTTPAGFAYTATAEGDNDTRVTYTGGDIAVGQTVTFTFSVTLADPVPVPGSIVNTAVVSQATTLPTGHPGGDGAERDEPDVTGQDQLTFTAPDLRVVKDDGVQVRSPGDAYDYTITVHNDGGRDATGIDLTDNLPPGLAFASASDGGTEAAGVVSWPAFDLAAGAQRSFTVSVVVDNPLADSITDFLNTAEAADDGTHGPDPVPDNNRDSDLDTTDAAVDVAVTKDDGTQIRTPGEQYTYTLDVTNQGNQDESGITLTDTLPPGLRFDSASDGGTEAAGVVTWPAFSLVGGASTSRTVTVTVDDPLAAGIDEVVNRATVSSPDDANPANNEDTDTDTAAATPDLTITKDDGQTVASPGEALTYEVVVDNVGGQNATGVVVTDTLPAGVSFDSASDGGTESAGVVTWPAFDLAVGADPVTFTVTVIVDDPITAVSLLNTATVADDGTNGLDPTPDDNTALDVDGSVPDLRVVKDDGTQTRTPGESYDYTVTVHNDGGVDATGVTLTDTLPAELTFEGATDGGAHDGAPVGGEVVWDLGTIAPGDARTVSVSVQVVEPLPNGTTQVVNRASAVDDGANGPDPTPANNSDTDTDTVDGTVDVGVVKDDGTQTRTPGEEYTYSLAVTNDGDENAIDVALADTLPAGLSFVRASDGGTEDAGVVSWPLFDLDGNGGTTTRTVTVTVDDPLAAGIDLVENTTEVTAPADANPDNDTDTDTDEIDAAPDLSVIKDDGETVASPGEQLTYTLTVTNRGDQGASGVALTDVLPAGVTFDSASDGGTENAGLVSWPAVDLAGDGATFTRTVTVIVDDPAAPGVLELSNRADVADDGTNGPDPTPDDNSATDVDRTIGDLRLVKDDGVQTRTPGEAYTYTLTVFNDGGADVQGAQLVDTLPAEVVFDAASDGGTHDGSSVGGDVTWDLGTIAGGTSVSVTVDVHVRRSLPNGTTQILNDAVVTHDEVDGPDPTPGNNRDTDEDSTQSVIDVGVVKDDGVQTRTPGEQFSYSLVVTNQGDQDAVDVTLTDTLPAAGLAFVSASGGGIEDAGVLTWPAFDLAGDGGTVTFTVTVRVDDPLAISIDNLDNRADVTTVGDVDPDNDTDHDVDLIDAAPDLSVRKDDAQTVVVEGQVLTYTLVVTNAGNQDAVDVDLADTLPAGLTFVSASDGGTEDSGVVTWPAFDLPGGGATATRTVVATVDTPLAADVTSLLNTATVADDGTNGPDPTPDDNVGTDRDDVGQAAIALAKTVYRGHDGGAGCAGSESVTGVNGRAVTYCFVVTNTGAVTLAPVTLVDGDLGIDQRDMTLLSGDLTTLAPGDSTVLFFETTLDGDLTNTASATGTPVDGGGAPLPGVPDVTDDDTAAVDQVAPAMTILTEVQDPFTGDWFDADGDAGTLGGNDPTPATYSSGDTASFRFTVTNTGDAPITDVALDAPGCDAPPTLVSGDDTNPGVLDVGEVWVYTCEVADVTAGLTVDAGVTGDSVDGPPAGSGDHEVARIQVASIQVVKTVQDPDTGDFVEATTIESGADATFQIVVTNTGEVPLSGIAVGDELGPDCARTFSDTLDPGDSFAAYTCVVAGVEDGFVNVATAAGTPVDGQGDPVGVDVTDDDAAVVDVAAPPVTDLAITKDLIDVDQAAGIATWRIAVTNVGDSPATEPIIVTDDLPAGLRYRNAAGDGWVCDFTDPTVTCVTDTDLATGEATSFTVETYVDAAPGDTVTNTARVDGIDDTDTDNNTDDAVVDVGDQGQPVPHVPGSLPRTGADIAGLLAAAGLLILTGAGLRRASKRPGTT, translated from the coding sequence ATGAAGTCGAACGATGCACCGCGCCTCAGGCGTGCGGCAGGCGCGGTGCTGGTGGTGGTCCTGGTGGCCATCGGGCTGGCGATGGTCGGTGCCCCGCAGGCCTCGGCCGCCCCCCCGGCGCCCGAGGCCACGCTGAGCGTGCCCGCCAGCTCGTTCATCGGGACCGACGTCAGCTTCTCGGTGTCGTTCGACAACGCCGACGTCGACGCCGCCGGCTATGGCCCCTACGTGGACCTGTGGCTGCCCGTCACCGGCGTCGATGGTGCGGGGAACGCGGTGGACGACGGCCTGACCTTCGCCACGGCCTCCTACCTGGGCTCGGACGTCACCTCGATCCCCCTCACCATCACCAATTGCGGGGGGAGCCAGACCCACCCCTTCACGGGACTGCCCATCGTCTGCCCCGCCGGGTTCCGGGTGGGCGACCAGCTCGTGGTCCTCGAGCTGCCCTTCGGCAGCTTCAGCCCCGGCCAGCCCGCGGCAACCATCTCCGTCACCGCTTCGATGTCCAACCTGGCCGACCTCGGCACCCCCCTCCCGATCGCAGCGAGGGCGGGGTTCCGCTACGGCGACACGCCGACCGGCAGCACGCCCATCGTGCAGGGCGCCCCGGACACCGCCACCGTCGAGCCCACCCTGGTCTCGATGACCAAGACCTACCTGGGCCCCGAGGACGAGACCGCCACCGGCCCGAACTTCCCGCGCCAGTACCGGCTCGACCTGGGCGTCGCCCCCGGCCAGGTCCTCACCGACCTGGACCTCACCGACCTGCTCCCCGACAACCTCGTCTACCTCGGCGCCGGCGCCATCACGCCCGCCGGCTCGATCACCGTCGAGCCGCCCAGCACCACGACGCCTCAGAACGCGCCCGACAACGAGCTCACCGTCAACTTCCCGACCGTCACCGGCACCGGTGGCGCGGGCGACGCCTCGGTGACCGTCGACTTCTACGTTCCCGACCTGGACGCCAACGGCGACCCGGTGATCGACCCGGGCAGCGGTGATGACGCCACCAGCGTGAACCAGTCCTCGGCCCTCGGCGACTGGGCCCCCATCGACACCCGTGATGCCGGCGGCGTCGACAACGTGAGCGCCTCCGCCCAGCACCGACTGACCCCGAAGTCGATCGCTGCCCAGAAATCGGTCGCCGTCGTCGATGATGTCGGCACGCCCGGCGCCTCGCCGGGCGACACCCTCGAGTGGTCGATCGCCGTGCAGGTCTCGGACTACTTCACCTTCGCGGGCGTCACCCTGGACGATGTCTTCACCGACGGCCAGACGCTCGACCCGGGCTTCGACCCGACCTTGCAGTTCGCCGACGGCAACGAGTCGGTGGACGGCACCATTCCCGCCGGGGACCTGACCGTGAGCCGTGCCGACGCGCCGTGTGGCGACGGCTCGACCGCGCTCGGCGTCGACCTGTCGGATGCGGTCGCGACCATGGGCGGCGGCGACGGGGTGCTCACCGGCGGCCTCGCCACCGGCGGCGACACCGGGGCGACCACCGCCACCATCGTGTTCCGCACGGTCGTCGACTCGAACTACCACTGCCTCGACAGCGCCAACACCCTCGACTCGGGCGACCGGCTGTCCAACGACGTCACTGTCGCCGGCGAGGTCTACGACAACGCCACCCAGCTGCCCCAGGCCGTCCCCGCCTTCGAGGACGACGGCAGCGGCGCCGGGGTCACCATCGTGGCGCCCGCCCTGAACAAGTCGATCTACGCGGTCAACGGCGACGTGCCGGCCGACCCCGACGACCCGACGGGCCTGCCCAACCGCACCCAGTTCGCCCCGGGCGACGAGATCACCTACCGCCTGACCGCCACGGTGCCGCTCACCAATGTCGAGCAGTTGCGCCTGGAGGACTATCTGCCCCTGCCCGTCCTCGCGGCCGCCGGCTTCTCGGGCACCGTCGACACCACGCCCAACCCGACCGGGGCGCTGCCCCCCGTGGGCTCGGCCCGCCTGGGGTCGCTCGACACCTTCACCGCCACCACGGGGCGCACCCCCACCGCGTCGGTGGACACCACGTCGAACTCGCTGACCTTCGCGTATGCGGACGTGCAGAACCAGGACGGGCGCAGCTCGGCGGTCATCGACATCCTGCTGCGCCTGAAGCTGTCCGACGACCCCTTCGTCGACGGCCTGTACCTGACCAACCAGGCCCGCCTCTGGTACGCGAACTCGTTCGCCGACGTTGCGAACGCGGACGACATCATCCAGATCGAACTCACCCAGCCGGCCCTTTCCGTGACCAAGGGCGTGGTGGCGTCGAACAACCCCGCGGCCACGTTCTCACCGACGACGGTGGGCCCCGTGGCCTTCACCGCCCCGACGGGGAGCGTCACCCCACCGCGCTGGGCCGGAACGATCGACTCGGCCGGTCTGGCCGCCCACCCGGTGAACAGCAACATCACCGGCGGGGTGGACGCGGGTGACCTCGTCACCCACGCCATCGTGGTGGAGAACACGGGGAGCGGCCTGCACGGTGCCTTCGACGTGCGCATCTCCGACGTGCTCCCTGCCGGGTACGAGGTGCCGGGCACCGTCGCCGCCTTGAACCTGCAGGTCACCGACGGCGCCGGCAACCCCCTGGCGTGGACCGACCTCGGCGGCGGGCTCTTCGGCACCGGCATCGAGTTGGTCGACGACACCGCGTCCGACCCCGACCAGGGGTCCCTGGCCGCCTACCAGGCGTCGGGCGGCGCCAACATCGCCGTCGTCACGTACAACCTGAAGCTGGACCACACCACCGACCCCGACCCGGTGTCGGCCAACCAGACCCTCACCAACACCGCGGCAGTCGACCAGTACGCCGGAGCGGAGGGCGCCGAGGACCACACCGGCCCCACCTCGCTGACCGACGCCGCCACCGTGCGCACGGCACGACCGGCCATCACCAAGACCATCACCGGCACCGACCAGGCCCACACCACCGGCAACGACGTGGCCATCGGCGAGCAGGTGAGCTACCAGGTGCGCATCGCGGTGCCCGAGGGCACCCACCCCGGCTTCACCGTCACCGACACGCTGGCCCGTGACCTGGCCTTCGTCAGTTTCGACTCGGCCTCGGCCTCGGGCGCGCTGACCACCACGGCCAACGGGGGCGACTGGTCCGCAGCCGGGACCACGCCCGCGGTCACGCCGGTCAACGCCGGCGGTGCCAGCGACGGCCGGGTGGCGACCTGGGACTTCGGGACGGTGACCAACACCGACACCGACAACGCCACCACCGAGGAGATCACCCTCACCTACACCGCAGTGGTGGCCAACACCGCGCGCAACCAGAACAACGGAACCCGAGCCAACTCCGTCGTCACGTCGTTCGGCGGCTCGGCCGCCGCGCCCGCAGCGCGCATCCGCGAGCCCAACGTCCAGGTCGACAAGACCGTCGCCCCCTCGGTGGCCGACGCCGGTGACACCGTGACGTTCACGATGGTGGTCGACAACACCACCGGCACCTCGGACGCCTTCGAGGTGAACCTGGCCGACACCATCCCGGCCGGCTTCACCTATGTGCCGGGCACATTCACCCACACCGCGGGCATCGCTCCCACCAGCGGGCCCGACGACAGCGCCGCCCCCGACCTCACCACCGCGTGGAGCCGCCTGAACGTGGGCCAGACCTCCACCCTGGAGTTCGACGCCACGGTCGATCCGGGCATCAACCTCGCCGTGCTGGCCGCGGGCCTCACCAACACCGCAACGGTCGACTACTCCAGCCTGCCCGGCGCCCAGGGCCCCACCAGCGCGCTCGAGAGCACCTTCGGCGTCGAGCGCACCGGTGACACCGCCGACATCGGCGGTGCGGCCAACGACTACCGCGACAGCGACGGCGCCACCGTCATGGCACCCGACGCCACCATCGCCAAGTCGATCGCCGCCACCAGCGAGGCGTCGACCACCGCAACGTCCGTGACCGTCGGCGAAGTGGTCTCCTACGACGTCTTGGTCAACCTGCCCGAAGGCGACCTCAGCTCGTTCTCGGTGGTCGACGCCGTGCCTGCGGGCATGGGCTACGTGGGCGGCTCCGCCCAGGTGTCCACCAGCCACCCCCTGCTGGGTGCGGACTTCGGCGGCACGTTGGGCGCCGTCACCGTCACGCCCGTTGCCGACGGGGCCGACGGCCAGGACGTCACCATCGACGTCGGCGCCACCAGCGTCACCGCGGGCAACCCCGACGACAATGCCATCGTCGTCAGCCTCGACCTGGTCGTGCTCGACGTCGCCGGCAACCGGGGCGACGACCCCGCCACCGGAGCGAACGAGGCCACCTCCCTCGTGAACCGCGCCACAGTGAACGTGGCCGGCCGCTCGATCGTCAGCGCCCCGGCCACCGTCACGGTGGTCGAGCCCCGGATGGTCATCACCAAGGTGTTCACGCCCGGCCAGGCCGCGGCCGACGACACCGTCGACGTGACCCTCGAGGTCACCAACCAGGGCACCTCGACCTCGTTCGACACGGTCGTGACCGACCTGCTCGAGGGCGACGCCTTCCCCGCCGCCGGGATCGCCGAGGGCACCACCCCCGCCGGCTTCGCCTACACGGCCACGGCCGAGGGCGACAACGACACGCGGGTCACCTACACCGGCGGCGACATCGCCGTCGGCCAGACGGTGACCTTCACCTTCTCGGTCACCCTGGCCGACCCGGTGCCCGTCCCCGGCAGCATCGTCAACACCGCCGTGGTGTCGCAGGCCACCACCCTGCCCACCGGTCACCCCGGCGGCGACGGGGCCGAGCGTGACGAGCCCGACGTCACGGGCCAGGACCAGTTGACCTTCACCGCACCCGACCTCCGGGTGGTCAAGGACGACGGCGTCCAGGTGCGCTCGCCCGGCGACGCCTACGACTACACGATCACCGTCCACAACGACGGCGGTCGTGACGCCACCGGCATCGACCTGACCGACAACCTCCCGCCCGGGCTCGCCTTCGCCTCGGCCTCCGACGGCGGCACCGAGGCCGCCGGCGTGGTGTCGTGGCCGGCGTTCGACCTCGCCGCGGGCGCCCAGCGGTCCTTCACGGTCTCGGTCGTGGTCGACAACCCGCTGGCCGACAGCATCACCGACTTCCTCAACACGGCCGAGGCCGCCGACGACGGCACCCACGGGCCCGACCCGGTGCCCGACAACAACCGCGACAGCGACCTCGACACCACCGACGCCGCGGTCGACGTGGCCGTCACCAAGGACGACGGCACCCAGATCCGCACGCCGGGGGAGCAGTACACCTACACCCTCGACGTCACCAACCAGGGCAACCAGGACGAGTCGGGCATCACCTTGACCGACACCCTGCCGCCCGGACTGCGCTTCGACTCGGCCTCTGATGGTGGTACCGAGGCCGCCGGCGTGGTCACCTGGCCGGCGTTCTCGCTGGTGGGTGGCGCCTCCACCTCCCGGACCGTCACGGTCACGGTGGACGACCCGCTGGCCGCGGGCATCGACGAGGTGGTCAACCGCGCCACGGTGAGCTCACCCGACGACGCCAACCCGGCCAACAACGAGGACACAGACACCGACACGGCCGCCGCCACCCCCGACCTGACCATCACCAAGGACGACGGCCAGACCGTGGCCTCGCCGGGCGAGGCCCTCACCTACGAGGTCGTGGTCGACAACGTCGGCGGCCAGAACGCCACTGGCGTGGTGGTCACCGACACGCTCCCCGCGGGCGTCAGCTTCGACTCGGCCTCCGACGGCGGCACGGAGAGCGCCGGCGTGGTCACGTGGCCGGCGTTCGACCTGGCCGTCGGCGCCGATCCCGTGACCTTCACGGTGACCGTCATCGTGGACGACCCGATCACCGCGGTCTCCCTGCTCAACACCGCCACCGTGGCCGACGACGGCACCAACGGGCTCGACCCCACCCCCGACGACAACACCGCCTTGGACGTCGACGGCTCCGTGCCCGACCTGCGGGTGGTGAAGGACGACGGCACCCAGACCCGCACCCCTGGTGAGTCGTACGACTACACCGTCACCGTCCACAACGACGGGGGCGTCGACGCTACCGGCGTGACCCTCACCGACACGCTGCCGGCAGAGCTCACCTTCGAAGGCGCTACCGACGGCGGAGCCCACGACGGCGCCCCGGTCGGTGGCGAGGTGGTCTGGGACCTCGGCACCATTGCTCCGGGTGACGCACGGACCGTCAGCGTCAGCGTCCAGGTCGTGGAACCGCTGCCCAACGGCACCACTCAGGTGGTCAATCGGGCCTCTGCCGTCGATGACGGCGCCAACGGTCCCGACCCGACCCCCGCCAACAACAGCGACACCGACACCGACACCGTCGACGGCACCGTCGACGTCGGCGTGGTCAAGGACGACGGGACACAGACCCGCACCCCCGGCGAGGAGTACACCTACTCCCTGGCCGTCACCAACGACGGTGACGAGAACGCCATCGACGTCGCGTTGGCCGACACCCTGCCTGCGGGCCTGTCGTTCGTCCGTGCCTCCGATGGCGGCACCGAGGACGCCGGCGTGGTCTCGTGGCCCCTGTTCGACCTCGACGGCAACGGCGGGACCACCACACGGACCGTGACCGTGACCGTGGACGACCCGCTGGCCGCGGGGATCGACCTCGTCGAGAACACCACGGAGGTGACGGCCCCCGCCGACGCCAACCCCGACAACGACACCGATACCGACACCGACGAGATCGACGCGGCCCCGGACCTGTCCGTGATCAAGGACGACGGCGAGACCGTCGCCTCACCCGGCGAGCAGCTCACCTACACGCTCACGGTGACCAACCGCGGTGACCAGGGAGCCAGCGGGGTGGCCCTCACCGACGTGCTGCCCGCAGGAGTGACCTTCGACTCGGCCTCCGACGGCGGCACCGAGAATGCCGGGCTGGTGAGCTGGCCGGCGGTCGACCTGGCCGGCGACGGCGCCACGTTCACCCGGACCGTCACCGTCATCGTGGACGACCCGGCCGCACCGGGCGTGCTCGAGCTGTCCAACCGGGCCGACGTGGCCGATGACGGCACCAACGGGCCCGACCCGACCCCCGACGACAACAGCGCGACCGACGTCGACCGGACCATCGGCGACCTGCGCCTGGTGAAGGACGACGGCGTGCAGACCCGCACCCCCGGCGAGGCCTACACCTACACCCTCACCGTCTTCAACGACGGCGGGGCCGACGTGCAGGGCGCGCAGTTGGTCGACACCCTCCCGGCCGAGGTGGTGTTCGACGCCGCCTCCGACGGCGGCACCCACGACGGCTCGTCGGTGGGTGGCGACGTCACCTGGGACCTCGGCACCATCGCCGGTGGCACCAGCGTCAGCGTCACCGTCGACGTGCACGTCCGCCGCTCGCTCCCCAACGGCACCACCCAGATCCTGAACGACGCGGTGGTCACCCACGACGAGGTGGACGGGCCCGACCCGACCCCGGGCAACAACCGCGACACCGACGAGGACTCGACGCAGTCGGTCATCGACGTGGGCGTGGTGAAGGACGACGGCGTGCAGACCCGCACGCCGGGCGAGCAGTTCAGCTACTCGCTCGTGGTCACGAACCAAGGTGACCAGGACGCGGTCGACGTGACCCTCACCGACACGCTGCCCGCCGCCGGCCTCGCCTTCGTCAGCGCCAGCGGCGGTGGCATCGAGGACGCCGGCGTGCTCACCTGGCCCGCCTTCGACCTGGCCGGCGACGGCGGGACGGTGACCTTCACCGTCACGGTGCGGGTCGACGACCCCCTGGCCATCAGCATCGACAACCTCGACAACCGCGCCGACGTCACCACGGTCGGCGACGTCGACCCCGACAACGACACGGACCACGACGTCGACCTGATCGACGCGGCGCCCGACCTGTCCGTGCGCAAGGACGACGCCCAGACCGTGGTGGTCGAGGGCCAGGTCCTCACGTACACGCTCGTCGTCACCAACGCCGGCAACCAGGACGCGGTCGATGTCGACCTCGCCGACACCCTCCCCGCGGGGCTCACCTTCGTGAGCGCCTCCGATGGCGGAACCGAAGACAGCGGTGTGGTCACCTGGCCGGCGTTCGACCTGCCCGGTGGCGGCGCGACCGCCACCCGCACGGTGGTGGCGACCGTCGACACCCCGCTGGCGGCCGACGTCACCTCCCTGCTCAACACCGCCACGGTCGCCGACGACGGCACGAACGGGCCCGACCCGACCCCCGATGACAACGTGGGCACGGACCGCGACGACGTGGGCCAGGCGGCCATCGCCCTGGCCAAGACGGTGTACCGGGGCCACGACGGCGGCGCGGGCTGCGCCGGCTCTGAGTCGGTGACCGGGGTCAACGGTCGGGCCGTGACCTACTGCTTCGTGGTCACCAACACGGGTGCGGTGACCCTGGCGCCCGTGACGCTCGTCGACGGCGACCTGGGCATCGACCAGCGTGACATGACCCTCCTGTCGGGCGACCTGACCACGTTGGCGCCTGGTGACTCGACCGTGCTGTTCTTCGAGACCACCCTCGACGGTGACCTCACCAACACGGCGTCGGCCACGGGCACGCCCGTCGACGGCGGAGGTGCGCCGCTGCCCGGCGTGCCGGACGTGACCGACGACGACACCGCGGCGGTGGACCAGGTGGCTCCGGCCATGACCATCCTCACCGAGGTGCAGGACCCCTTCACCGGCGACTGGTTCGACGCCGACGGCGACGCCGGGACACTGGGCGGCAACGACCCCACCCCGGCCACCTACTCGTCGGGCGACACCGCCAGCTTCCGCTTCACGGTGACCAACACCGGTGACGCACCGATCACCGACGTGGCCCTCGACGCCCCCGGGTGTGACGCGCCGCCGACGCTGGTCAGTGGTGACGACACCAACCCCGGCGTGCTGGACGTGGGCGAGGTGTGGGTCTACACGTGTGAGGTCGCCGACGTCACCGCCGGGCTCACCGTGGACGCCGGCGTGACCGGCGACTCGGTTGACGGGCCCCCGGCGGGCTCCGGCGACCACGAGGTTGCCCGGATCCAGGTGGCGTCGATCCAGGTGGTCAAGACCGTGCAGGACCCCGACACCGGTGACTTCGTGGAAGCAACCACGATCGAGTCCGGCGCGGACGCGACCTTCCAGATCGTGGTCACCAACACCGGAGAGGTCCCGTTGTCGGGGATCGCGGTGGGCGACGAACTCGGACCGGACTGCGCCCGCACCTTCTCGGACACACTCGACCCCGGCGACTCCTTCGCCGCCTACACCTGCGTGGTGGCGGGCGTCGAGGACGGCTTCGTGAACGTCGCCACCGCCGCCGGCACCCCGGTGGATGGCCAGGGCGACCCGGTGGGGGTCGATGTCACCGACGACGACGCCGCCGTGGTCGACGTGGCCGCCCCGCCGGTGACCGACCTGGCCATCACCAAGGACCTGATCGACGTCGATCAGGCAGCGGGGATCGCCACCTGGCGGATCGCCGTCACCAACGTCGGCGACTCACCGGCGACCGAGCCCATCATCGTCACCGACGACCTGCCCGCCGGGCTCAGGTACCGGAACGCCGCTGGCGACGGGTGGGTCTGCGACTTCACGGACCCGACCGTCACCTGTGTGACCGACACCGACCTGGCAACGGGAGAGGCCACCTCGTTCACGGTCGAGACCTACGTCGACGCCGCACCGGGCGACACCGTCACCAACACGGCCCGGGTCGATGGCATCGATGACACCGACACGGACAACAACACCGACGACGCAGTCGTCGATGTGGGCGACCAGGGCCAGCCGGTGCCTCACGTGCCGGGCTCACTGCCCCGCACCGGTGCCGACATCGCCGGCCTCCTCGCCGCCGCCGGCCTGTTGATCCTCACCGGTGCCGGGCTCCGGCGGGCGTCCAAGCGCCCCGGGACGACCTGA